A single region of the Enterobacter cloacae complex sp. R_G8 genome encodes:
- a CDS encoding glycoside hydrolase family 105 protein has translation MKVWPVKHSPLLRQPERFIARDELKSLIQKVTHNLVNIHDKTGEFLLRLDDGRVIDTKGWSGWEWTHGVGLYGIWQYYCQTGDEGMRDIIDAWFADRFAEGATTKNVNTMSPFLTLAYRYEETKNPAWLPWLESWAEWAMHEMPRTEHGGMQHITLAEENAQQMWDDTLMMTVLPLAKIGKLLNKPEYVEEAVYQFLLHVQNLMDRETGLWFHGWNYDGNHNFAHARWARGNSWLTIVIPDFLELVELPENNAVRRYLTQVLNAQIAALATCQDDSGLWHTLLDDPDSYLEASATAGFAYGILKAVRKRYVAAEYADVAEKAIRGIVKNISPEGELLQTSFGTGMGSDLAFYRQIPLTSMPYGQAMAILCLTEYLRKYF, from the coding sequence ATGAAAGTTTGGCCTGTCAAACATAGCCCCTTACTGCGTCAGCCAGAGCGTTTTATCGCCAGGGACGAGCTGAAATCGCTGATTCAGAAGGTGACGCATAACCTGGTCAATATCCATGACAAAACGGGTGAATTTTTGCTGCGGCTGGACGACGGGCGCGTCATAGATACCAAAGGCTGGTCAGGGTGGGAGTGGACGCATGGCGTCGGTCTGTACGGTATCTGGCAGTACTACTGCCAGACCGGCGATGAAGGGATGCGTGATATTATTGACGCCTGGTTTGCCGACCGTTTTGCGGAAGGGGCAACCACCAAAAACGTCAATACCATGTCGCCGTTCCTGACGCTGGCGTACCGCTATGAAGAGACCAAAAACCCGGCCTGGCTGCCGTGGCTGGAGAGCTGGGCGGAATGGGCGATGCACGAGATGCCCCGTACCGAACACGGCGGCATGCAGCACATTACCCTGGCGGAAGAGAACGCGCAGCAGATGTGGGATGATACGCTGATGATGACGGTCCTGCCGCTGGCCAAAATTGGCAAGCTGCTGAACAAACCGGAATACGTTGAGGAGGCAGTGTACCAGTTCCTGCTGCACGTGCAGAACCTGATGGACCGGGAGACCGGGCTGTGGTTCCACGGCTGGAACTATGACGGCAACCATAACTTTGCCCATGCCCGCTGGGCGCGTGGCAACAGCTGGCTCACCATCGTGATCCCGGACTTCCTCGAACTGGTCGAGCTGCCGGAAAACAACGCCGTGCGCCGCTATCTGACGCAGGTGCTCAATGCGCAAATTGCGGCGCTGGCGACATGTCAGGATGACAGCGGCCTGTGGCATACGCTGCTCGACGACCCTGACTCCTACCTGGAGGCGTCGGCCACGGCAGGCTTTGCCTACGGTATTCTCAAAGCCGTGCGTAAGCGCTATGTGGCGGCGGAGTATGCTGATGTCGCGGAGAAAGCCATTCGAGGGATAGTGAAAAATATCTCGCCGGAAGGGGAGCTGCTACAAACGTCGTTCGGAACCGGGATGGGAAGCGATCTGGCGTTTTACCGCCAGATCCCGCTGACGTCGATGCCGTATGGTCAGGCAATGGCGATCCTCTGTTTGACGGAGTATTTGCGGAAGTACTTCTGA
- a CDS encoding VOC family protein codes for MANWQSIDELHDISADLPRFTQAFTELATRLGLDIAPLEADHISLRCHQNATAERWRRGFEQCGELLSENIINGRPICLFKLHEPVCVAHWQFSVVELPWPGEKRYPHEGWEHIEIVLPGEPETLNARALALLSDEGLSKPGIFVKTSSPKGERERLPNPTLAVTDGQVTVKFHPWTIEQIVASEG; via the coding sequence ATGGCGAACTGGCAATCCATTGACGAACTGCATGATATTTCCGCAGATTTACCGCGCTTCACCCAGGCGTTCACAGAACTTGCCACCCGTCTTGGTCTGGATATTGCGCCGCTTGAGGCCGATCACATCTCCTTGCGCTGTCATCAGAACGCCACCGCCGAGCGCTGGCGCCGTGGGTTTGAACAGTGCGGGGAACTGCTCTCTGAGAACATCATCAACGGCCGTCCTATCTGCCTGTTTAAACTGCATGAGCCGGTCTGCGTAGCGCACTGGCAATTTAGCGTTGTTGAGCTGCCGTGGCCGGGAGAGAAGCGTTACCCGCATGAAGGCTGGGAGCATATCGAAATTGTGCTGCCTGGCGAGCCCGAAACGCTGAATGCCCGCGCGCTGGCGCTGCTGTCTGATGAGGGGCTGAGCAAGCCGGGCATCTTTGTGAAAACGAGTTCACCGAAAGGCGAGCGCGAGCGTTTACCAAACCCGACGCTGGCGGTGACTGACGGGCAGGTGACGGTGAAGTTTCACCCCTGGACGATTGAACAGATCGTTGCCAGTGAAGGGTAA
- the argS gene encoding arginine--tRNA ligase has translation MNIQALLSEKVSQALIAAGAPADCEPQVRQSAKVQFGDYQANGVMAVAKKLGMPPRQLAEQVLTHLDLTGIASKTEIAGPGFINIFLEPAFLASHVDAALKSDRLGVTQPEAQTVVIDYSAPNVAKEMHVGHLRSTIIGDAAVRTLEFLGHKVIRANHVGDWGTQFGMLIAYLEKQQQENAGEMALADLEGFYREAKKHYDEDEAFAERARSYVVKLQGGDQYFLEMWRKLVDITMSQNQITYNRLNVTLTRDDVMGESLYNPMLPGIVADLKAKQLAVESEGATVVFLDEYKNKEGEPMGVIIQKKDGGYLYTTTDIACAKYRYETLHADRVLYYIDSRQHQHLMQAWTIVRKAGYVPDCVPLEHHMFGMMLGKDGKPFKTRAGGTVKLSDLLDEALERARRLVAEKNPDMPADELEKLANAVGIGAVKYADLSKNRTTDYIFDWDNMLAFEGNTAPYMQYAYTRVLSVFRKANIDENVLANATVTITEDREAQLAARLLQFEETLSVVARDGTPHVMCAYLYDLAGLFSGFYEHCPILSAENESVRNSRLKLAQLTAKTLKLGLDTLGIETVERM, from the coding sequence GTGAATATTCAGGCTCTTCTCTCAGAAAAAGTCAGTCAGGCACTGATTGCCGCAGGCGCGCCTGCGGATTGCGAACCGCAGGTTCGTCAGTCAGCGAAAGTACAGTTTGGCGACTATCAGGCTAATGGCGTGATGGCAGTGGCTAAAAAACTGGGCATGCCGCCGCGACAACTGGCTGAGCAGGTGCTGACTCATCTGGATCTCACCGGCATTGCCAGCAAAACCGAAATCGCTGGCCCAGGCTTTATCAACATTTTCCTTGAGCCGGCCTTCCTGGCAAGCCACGTTGACGCCGCGCTGAAATCTGACCGTCTGGGTGTAACCCAACCAGAAGCGCAGACCGTGGTGATTGACTACTCCGCGCCAAACGTTGCAAAAGAGATGCACGTTGGCCACCTGCGTTCCACCATCATCGGTGACGCGGCAGTGCGCACCCTTGAGTTCCTCGGTCACAAGGTGATCCGGGCGAACCACGTGGGCGACTGGGGCACCCAGTTCGGTATGTTGATTGCTTACCTGGAAAAACAACAGCAGGAAAACGCGGGTGAGATGGCGCTGGCGGACCTGGAAGGGTTCTACCGTGAAGCCAAAAAACATTACGACGAAGATGAAGCCTTCGCCGAGCGCGCGCGCAGCTATGTGGTAAAACTGCAGGGCGGCGATCAGTACTTCCTTGAGATGTGGCGCAAGCTGGTTGACATCACCATGTCCCAGAACCAAATCACCTACAACCGTCTGAACGTGACCCTGACCCGCGATGACGTGATGGGTGAAAGCCTCTATAACCCAATGCTGCCTGGCATTGTGGCTGACCTGAAGGCCAAACAGCTGGCGGTTGAGAGCGAAGGCGCAACGGTGGTATTCCTTGATGAGTACAAAAACAAGGAAGGCGAACCGATGGGCGTAATCATCCAGAAAAAGGATGGCGGCTACCTCTACACCACCACCGATATCGCCTGCGCGAAGTACCGTTACGAAACGCTGCATGCTGACCGCGTGCTGTACTACATCGACTCCCGTCAGCACCAGCACCTGATGCAGGCGTGGACTATCGTGCGTAAAGCCGGTTATGTTCCCGATTGCGTACCGCTGGAACACCACATGTTCGGCATGATGCTGGGTAAAGACGGCAAGCCGTTCAAAACCCGTGCGGGCGGTACGGTGAAGCTGTCCGACCTGCTGGATGAAGCGCTGGAACGCGCCCGTCGCCTGGTGGCGGAGAAGAATCCGGATATGCCAGCCGATGAGCTGGAAAAACTGGCGAACGCGGTAGGTATCGGTGCGGTGAAATACGCGGATCTCTCCAAGAACCGTACCACCGACTATATCTTCGACTGGGACAACATGCTGGCGTTTGAAGGTAACACCGCGCCGTACATGCAGTATGCCTACACCCGCGTGCTCTCCGTGTTCCGTAAAGCGAATATCGATGAAAACGTGCTGGCGAATGCGACAGTGACCATTACCGAAGATCGCGAAGCCCAGCTGGCGGCGCGTCTGCTGCAGTTTGAAGAGACACTGTCTGTGGTCGCGCGCGACGGTACCCCGCACGTGATGTGTGCTTACCTCTACGATCTGGCCGGTCTGTTCTCCGGCTTCTACGAGCACTGCCCTATTCTGTCGGCGGAAAATGAATCGGTCCGCAACAGCCGCCTGAAGCTGGCACAGCTGACGGCGAAGACCCTGAAGCTGGGTCTGGATACCCTGGGTATCGAAACCGTAGAACGTATGTAA